In the genome of Phlebotomus papatasi isolate M1 chromosome 2, Ppap_2.1, whole genome shotgun sequence, one region contains:
- the LOC129803210 gene encoding mRNA export factor Gle1 encodes MNSKSSINFDFKPLKQSILANAAKISPLIRETTIGPNAGERSLASELADLTIDERKKPPEKTVWEETEYSEGMGNAHLNLKEYFDDISNIRKLQSLEKLRKEAIQKEIMSRMNRQRMKQTDLEAIYSESQRNLQRKLTAQFEEAERRVKQTLEEQERLSRIQDEQMREVMLANSKRIDNQQKKLEQWRAMKSCMEALEKGQEKFKKGYQTFVLTLMSIDKNLFLNYVSINERANMLITSYDHTIKSIAEGNITESAVKVIEGLAEDLHKLQQEFVTKIAQDAAAAEEAKQKLNQEAAKPAKEEKASVDQTDTLQKVQGLNQFISPQSQKHYTKVMNQLVEYSSAIEPLSRDDNDSLKKFRINCQKAINIPVNAISDVSADHLRDKYDKLAALLSGTPVSCGSEQVNTSAHPLGQKFCTVLLSKKFVSQAGTEVASNPKAAFALAAVIVALWQKFPDFGILFLAHTYRDCPYLVPYFIPQFEGQSTEDYMKLLGYKVTNGQLEPQNIYLSRMAGIARLYAAILVTKPRMGETAPHPHDLNNGWIWLCNILNLEPLPEICATMILEVLQIAGEEMRCSYGKQFLKLIFAIQNQYFPKLELVDEGGPKSRLQVLLETVMKEGKFNRPDGALQANFW; translated from the exons ATGAATTCCAAATCATCG ataaattttgatttcaaaccACTCAAACAGTCGATATTGGCAAATGCCGCTAAGATTTCACCTCTTATCCGGGAGACAACAATTGGGCCAAATGCCGGAGAACGTTCCCTGGCCAGTGAACTGGCAGATCTGACTATTGATGAGAGAAAGAAGCCACCGGAGAAGACGGTGTGGGAAGAAACAGAGTATTCAGAAGGGATGGGAAACGCTCATTTGAATTTGAAGGAGTATTTTGATGACATTTCCAACATCCGGAAGTTGCAGAGTTTGGAGAAACTGCGCAAGGAGGCCATTCAGAAGGAGATTATGTCGAGGATGAACCGTCAGAGGATGAAGCAGACGGATTTGGAGGCTATTTACAGTGAGTCTCAGAGGAATTTGCAGAGAAAGCTTACTGCGCAGTTTGAGGAGGCTGAGCGGCGAGTGAAGCAGACGCTGGAGGAACAGGAGAGACTCAGTCGGATTCAGGATGAACAGATGCGAGAGGTGATGCTGGCTAATAGCAAGAGGATCGACAATCAACAGAAGAAACTTGAGCAGTGGCGTGCAATGAAGTCATGCATGGAAGCTCTGGAAAAGGGtcaggaaaaattcaaaaaaggcTATCAGACTTTTGTTCTCACCCTCATGAGCATAGATAAGAACCTGTTTCTGAACTACGTGTCAATCAATGAGCGAGCGAATATGCTAATTACCAGCTACGATCACACGATAAAGTCCATTGCGGAAGGGAACATCACGGAGAGTGCTGTCAAAGTGATAGAGGGATTAGCTGAGGATCTGCATAAGTTGCAGCAGGAATTTGTCACGAAGATCGCACAGGATGCCGCAGCGGCAGAAGAGGCCAAGCAGAAACTCAATCAGGAAGCTGCAAAGCCAGCAAAAGAGGAAAAAGCCTCCGTGGATCAAACAGATACCCTGCAGAAGGTCCAGGGACTCAATCAATTCATCAGTCCACAATCCCAGAAGCACTATACAAAGGTCATGAATCAACTGGTGGAATATTCATCTGCCATTGAGCCTCTGTCCAGAGATGACAATGACAGCCTCAAAAAGTTCCGGATCAACTGTCAAAAAGCCATAAATATCCCGGTAAATGCAATATCCGACGTGAGTGCTGATCATCTTCGGGACAAATATGACAAACTAGCTGCCCTGCTCAGTGGAACTCCTGTCTCCTGTGGCAGCGAACAGGTGAACACGTCAGCCCATCCGCTTGGCCAGAAGTTCTGCACAGTTTTGCTGTCAAAGAAGTTTGTCAGTCAGGCAGGAACGGAAGTTGCCAGCAATCCCAAAGCAGCCTTCGCTCTAGCAGCTGTGATAGTTGCCCTCTGGCAGAAATTCCCGGATTTCGGCATACTCTTCCTGGCTCATACCTATCGGGATTGCCCCTACCTCGTGCCCTACTTCATTCCCCAGTTCGAAGGTCAATCCACAGAAGATTACATGAAACTCCTCGGCTACAAGGTCACCAATGGTCAACTCGAGCCACAAAACATTTACCTGAGCCGAATGGCCGGAATTGCACGACTCTATGCGGCCATTCTGGTGACAAAGCCCCGAATGGGGGAGACCGCACCCCATCCGCATGATCTCAACAATGGCTGGATTTGGCTATGCAATATCCTCAATTTGGAACCATTGCCAGAAATCTGTGCCACGATGATCCTGGAAGTGCTGCAGATTGCCGGCGAGGAGATGCGTTGTTCGTACGGGAAGCAATTCCTCAAGCTCATCTTTGCCATTCAGAATCAGTACTTTCCCAAGTTGGAGCTGGTGGATGAGGGTGGACCCAAGTCCAGGCTGCAGGTTTTGCTGGAGACAGTGATGAAGGAGGGCAAATTCAATAGGCCAGATGGGGCTCTCCAGGCGAATTTTTGGTGA
- the LOC129803228 gene encoding U6 small nuclear RNA (adenine-(43)-N(6))-methyltransferase, translated as MSKNKFMHKRNIYRRGPDFTQLAIKYPEFLKVCTLDLNGSAHVDFKNPDTLRILTTCLLKRDFQLDVEIPQGKLVPTLPLRLNYILWIEDILAKINITDAVGLDIGCGASCVYPLLGVKWKNWRMYGTDITEEIVNSAKENIARNNLQEKITIFQQQEDDPIFSRVLQDLQNHTLHFCMCNPPFFEDTRTSPENRTGNRSSPKNAPTGNSTELSCSGGEVAFIEKIIDESAKVKDRVSFFTTMIGIKHHLSHLIRKLRENDITNFIETHFCQGNTTRWGLAWTFRDDLLLRRVPCINPNPTPTGKVVNFSLTNSDEDSVKFIIEKLRKILTDLEISIEILEETLTKANWIVRAQINTWSHQRRKRRQMQQKKPTEESQSPEKKKIRLDGKSILVAEVFLIPRDNQVKLELVYLDGELGRDGVHQVLQYIMNNWRKNDQKVKEKEEVNEALSPEEKPEETSL; from the exons ATGTCCAAGAATAAATTTATGCACAAAAGGAATATTTACCGTCGAGGTCCTGACTTTACGCAACTTGCAATAAAATACCCGGAATTCCTCAAAGTCTGCACATTG GACCTCAACGGAAGTGCTCATGTTGATTTTAAAAATCCCGATACCCTTAGGATTCTGACGACATGTCTCCTGAAGCGAGACTTTCAGCTAGATGTGGAGATTCCGCAAGGTAAGCTTGTACCAACTTTGCCATTGCGATTGAACTATATCCTCTGGATTGAGGATATCCTGGCCAAGATCAACATAACAGACGCTGTGGGCTTGGATATTGGCTGTGGGGCTTCCTGTGTATACCCTCTACTAGGTGTCAAGTGGAAAAATTGGCGAATGTACGGGACAGACATCACGGAAGAAATTGTAAACAGTGCAAAAGAAAACATTGCAAGGAATAATTTACAggagaaaatcacaattttccaGCAGCAGGAAGATGATCCAATTTTCTCACGTGTCCTGCAGGATCTTCAAAACCACACCCTTCACTTTTGCATGTGCAATCCGCCGTTCTTCGAGGACACAAGAACCTCTCCGGAAAATCGAACTGGAAACAGAAGCTCACCAAAGAATGCTCCAACGGGGAACTCCACGGAACTGTCTTGTTCCGGCGGAGAAGTGGCTTTCATCGAGAAGATCATAGATGAAAGTGCCAAAGTAAAAGACAGGGTATCATTTTTCACCACGATGATTGGGATCAAGCACCATTTATCCCATTTAATCAGAAAACTTCGCGAAAACGACATTACAAACTTCATTGAGACCCATTTTTGTCAAGGAAACACCACCCGATGGGGTCTAGCTTGGACATTTCGTGATGATTTACTCCTCAGAAGAGTGCCCTGCATAAATCCCAATCCGACACCAACTGGGAAGGTAGTCAATTTCTCTTTGACGAACTCAGACGAAGATTCTGTAAAATTCATCATTGAAAAACTCCGGAAGATTCTCACTGACCTGGAAATCAGCATTGAGATCCTAGAAGAGACTCTAACCAAGGCAAATTGGATTGTTCGAGCTCAGATAAATACTTGGTCTCATCAGAGGAGGAAAAGGCGCCAAATGCAGCAGAAGAAACCCACTGAAGAATCACAATcgccagagaaaaaaaagattcgcCTCGATGGAAAATCCATTCTTGTAGCGGAAGTCTTCCTCATTCCAAGGGACAACCAAGTAAAACTGGAGCTGGTGTATCTGGATGGGGAACTGGGCAGAGATGGCGTTCATCAGGTCCTCCAGTACATCATGAACAATTGGcgcaaaaatgatcaaaaagtCAAAGAAAAAGAGGAAGTTAATGAAGCCTTGAGTCCGGAAGAGAAGCCCGAAGAGACGAGTTTATAA
- the LOC129803204 gene encoding eukaryotic translation initiation factor 3 subunit B produces MAKKKSEEQPTEGGGDHEYGEEPNFDDPPGFVDDISDEDLLADMLKQKPCATDGVESVIVVDNIPIVGPSRMEKLKSVIDKLFHAFGEVTNCFYPLDENGNTKGYVFLEYKNPENAEEAVKEMNNHRLDKNYTFAVNLFTDFSKYENIPKEWEAPKPQPYTVQSDLYNFMLEPDAYDQFCVAAETAPSSVQVQFWQNTLPEPTDLEKRDRFTDTFVKWSPQGTYIVTFHKPGVVLWGGTKFVKINKFPHAGTQFVDFSPCEQYLVTYGPTPMGQKIIIWDIRTGQEKRSFISDGAANFSMFRWSHDDKYVARMDEGAIYIHETPSFYLLDMKSIKVPGIRSFSWSPTDNIIAYWVAEATDVPAKVSLLEIPKKREIRNKNLFNVADCKIHWQQSGDYLCVKVDRFSKLKKDKKDSDVKFLGMFYNFEIFHMRERDIPVDSVEIKDLILAFAWEPIGQKFAIIHGEQTSANVTFYKVQTGQKPSLIKKLEKKVCTHLFWSPRGQFIVLANLTLGVFEFIDTNNYFLVMNTGDHFRASEVEWDPTGRYVVTGVSAWKVKEDNGYYLWNFQGRCQKRVMLKNFVQFLWRPRPASLLAEAEQLKILKELKKYYPQFESKDRMRMTRASKELLEKRAKLREQFNEYRNKRIAEWQSQKTRRLQMRNHIDTDNLDTDDVEEEIVEFLVKEETTVLE; encoded by the exons ATGGCCAAGAAGAAAAGTGAGGAACAACCCACGGAAGGCGGTGGAGATCATGAGTATGGCGAGGAGCCTAATTTTGACGATCCACCGGGTTTTGTGGACGATATCTCCGACGAAG ACCTCCTGGCTGACATGCTGAAGCAGAAACCCTGCGCAACGGATGGGGTTGAGAGTGTTATTGTGGTGGACAACATCCCAATTGTTGGGCCATCCCGAATGGAAAAACTCAAGTCAGTGATCGATAAGTTGTTTCATGCTTTCGGGGAAGTGACCAATTGCTTCTATCCATTGGATGAGAATGGCAATACGAAGGGGTATGTGTTTCTGGAGTACAAAAATCCCGAGAATGCCGAAGAAGCCGTCAAGGAGATGAACAATCACCGATTGGACAAGAACTACACCTTCGCAGTGAATCTCTTCACGGACTTCAGCAAGTACGAAAATATTCCCAAGGAATGGGAAGCCCCTAAGCCACAGCCCTATACTGTCCAGAGTGACCTGTACAACTTCATGCTGGAACCAGATGCATACGATCAGTTCTGCGTGGCTGCTGAGACTGCCCCCTCAAGTGTCCAAGTGCAATTCTGGCAGAATACTCTTCCGGAACCCACGGACCTGGAGAAGAGAGAT CGATTTACGGACACGTTTGTAAAGTGGTCACCTCAGGGCACGTACATCGTGACGTTCCATAAGCCGGGCGTTGTTCTCTGGGGTGGCACCAAGTTCGTCAAGATCAACAAATTTCCCCACGCTGGCACCCAATTCGTGGACTTTTCGCCGTGCGAGCAGTATTTGGTGACTTATGGGCCGACGCCCATGGGTCAGAAGATCATCATCTGGGACATTCGAACGGGTCAGGAGAAGCGTTCCTTCATCTCTGATGGCGCTGCCAATTTTTCCATGTTCCGATGGTCACATGATGATAAGTATGTGGCGCGGATGGATGAAGGAGCAATTTATATTCATGAAACTCCGAGTTTCTATTTGTTGGACATGAAGTCAATCAAGGTGCCGGGCATTAGGAGTTTCAGTTGGTCTCCGACGGACAATATCATTGCTTATTGGGTGGCTGAAGCCACAGATGTGCCGGCAAAGGTGAGTTTGCTGGAGATTCCGAAGAAGAGGGAAATTCGGAATAAGAATCTATTCAATGTGGCCGATTGTAAGATACACTGGCAGCAATCTGGGGATTATTTGTGTGTCAAGGTCGATAGGTTTTCCAAGTTGAAGAAGGACAAGAAGGATTCCGATGTCAAATTCTTGGGAATGTTctataattttgagatttttcacatGCGTGAACGCGATATTCCCGTGGATTCGGTGGAAATTAAGGATTTAATATTGGCCTTTGCCTGGGAACCAATTGGACAGAAGTTTGCCATCATTCATGGTGAGCAGACGAGTGCCAATGTGACATTCTACAAGGTGCAAACGGGTCAGAAGCCAAGCTTAATTAAGAAGCTGGAAAAGAAGGTCTGCACTCATTTGTTCTGGTCACCACGTGGGCAGTTCATTGTCCTGGCCAATTTGACGCTGGGCGTCTTTGAGTTCATTGACACCAATAATTATTTCCTGGTGATGAATACGGGGGATCACTTTAGGGCTTCCGAGGTGGAATGGGATCCCACGGGGAGATATGTGGTGACTGGTGTGTCAGCGTGGAAGGTGAAGGAGGACAATGGGTACTATCTGTGGAATTTCCAGGGACGCTGTCAGAAGCGTGTAATGTTGAAGAATTTCGTCCAATTCCTTTGGCGTCCACGGCCGGCTTCGTTGCTGGCGGAGGCGGAACAGCTGAAGATTCTCAAGGAACTCAAGAAGTACTATCCACAGTTTGAGAGTAAGGATCGCATGAGGATGACCAGGGCGTCCAAGGAGCTGCTGGAGAAGAGGGCTAAACTGAGGGAGCAATTCAATGAGTATCGCAACAAGAGGATTGCCGAGTGGCAGAGTCAGAAGACAAGGAGGCTTCAGATGAGAAATC